Part of the Pseudomonas lijiangensis genome is shown below.
AGTTCTGGCGGTTTTCTAAGCTGCCTACACGGCAGTGAAGGTAAAGACATCAGCGGTAAGCCTGGAAGCGCCTTTCTAAGCTGCCTACACGGCAGTGAAGGTGATTACCGGTCTGCCGCTTGTGTCCTGGAGTTTCTAAGCTGCCTACACGGCAGTGAAGAATTGGCTTTTGCAGTCGTCGCCCGGTCACTGTTTCTAAGCTGCCTACACGGCAGTGAAGGCCCATGGTGGGTGTTCTCTTTGGTGGGTAAATTTCTAAGCTGCCTACACGGCAGTGAAGGCAGGTGTGATGTGCAAACGTCCATTCGCTGTTTTCTAAGCTGCCTACACGGCAGTGAAGTGCGGCAGTCTGTAGAAGACAGCGTGACCATCTTTCTAAGCTGCCTACACGGCAGTGAAGATTTGCCAGCGCTGTGAATGCGGACGTCGTATTTTCTAAGCTGCCTACACGGCAGTGAAGGCGTTGCACGATCTTCGATTGCGGCTCACCTGTTTCTAAGCTGCCTACACGGCAGTGAAGTAGACACCTTGCCTAATAACTCTCCGTTTTTAAAGAGAAACCACCTGCCTGAAGCTGTTTTACCCTCTTTTTTGTGGCTCTCGTAAGTTATTGATTTTAAAGGGGGCGACGGAGTCTGAAAAAAGAGGGTCAAAAAGAGGGTGCGTTAAGTCGTGGTTTGGCGCCGGACTTGTAGGAGCGACTTCAGTCGCGATAGGCCGGTACATTAAAAGGACATGTATTGCCTGGAATGCTGATTCGCGAATGAATTCGCTCCTACAGCCCCTGCAATCACCAAAACCCAGGCACAAAAAAACCGGCTCAACTGGCCGGTTTCTTTTAAACCCAAGCTCTGCAACCGCTTGGGTGTCTTGCTGTTTGGTGCCCCGAGGGAGACTCGAACTCCCACTCCTTTCGAAAACGGATTTTGAATCCGCCGCGTCTACCAATTCCGCCATCAGGGCTCAATGGCGGCGAAGTATAGGGATGCGCATATCATTGGTCAACAAGGTTTTTTGCAGGTTTTTTACTAATCCGTCCAAACCGGATAAACTCCCCGGCCCTGCTTATCGAACACCATCATGCGCGTTGCTGACTTTACCTTCGATCTTCCTGATTCCCTGATTGCTCGCCATCCGCTGGCCGAGCGGCGCAGTAGTCGTCTGTTGACCCTGGACGGGGTGAGCGGCGAGCTGGCGCATCGTCAATTCACTGATTTGCTTGAGTATTTGCGCTCTGGCGATCTGATGATCTTCAACAACACCCGTGTGATTCCCGCACGTCTGTTCGGGCAGAAGGCGTCCGGCGGCAAGCTGGAGATTCTGGTCGAGCGGGTGCTGGACAGTCATCGGGTGCTGGCGCATGTGCGGTCGAGCAAGTCGCCCAAGCCGGGTTCGTCGATTCTGATCGATGGCGGTGGCGAGGCCGAGATGGTGGCGCGTCATGACACGCTCTTCGAGCTGCGTTTCGCCGAGGAAGTGCTGCCGCTGCTGGACCGCGTCGGGCATATGCCGTTGCCTCCTTATATAGATCGCCCGGACGAAGGCGCTGACCGCGAGCGTTATCAGACGGTCTATGCCGAGCGTGCCGGTGCGGTGGCTGCGCCGACGGCAGGTCTGCATTTCGACGAGCCGCTGCTGGAGGCGATTGCCGCCAAGGGCGTCGAGACGGCTTTCGTGACGCTGCACGTGGGCGCTGGCACCTTTCAGCCGGTGCGCGTGGACCGCATCGAAGATCACCACATGCACAACGAATGGCTGGAAGTCAGCCAGGAAGTCGTCGATGCCGTGGCCGCGTGCCGGGCGCGGGGCGGGCGGGTGATTGCGGTCGGGACCACCAGCGTGCGTTCGCTGGAGAGCGCGGCGCGTGATGGCGTGCTGAAACCCTTCAGTGGCGACACCGATATCTTCATCTACCCAGGTCGGCCGTTTCATGTGGTCGATGCGCTGGTGACCAATTTCCATTTGCCTGAATCCACGCTGTTGATGCTGGTTTCGGCGTTCGCCGGTTATCCCGAAACCATGGCGGCCTACAAGGCGGCCATCGAGCATGGGTACCGCTTCTTCAGTTACGGTGATGCGATGTTCATCACCCGCAATCCCGCGCCGACTGCTCCGCAGGAATCGGCCCCAGAGGATCAAGCATGAGTCGCACCTGTCGTATGTCTTTCGAGCTGCTGGCCACTGACGGCAAGGCTCGTCGCGGTCGCCTGACTTTCCCTCGTGGCGTGGTGGAAACCCCGGCGTTCATGCCGGTGGGCACCTATGGCACGGTCAAGGGCATGCTGCCTCGGGATATCGAGGCGACCGGCGCGCAGATCATTCTGGGCAACACCTTCCACCTGTGGCTGCGTCCGGGCACCGAGGTCATCAAGGGCCACGGCGACCTGCACGATTTCATGCAGTGGAAAGGGCCGATCCTGACCGACTCCGGCGGTTTCCAGGTGTTCAGCCTGGGTGCCATGCGCAAGATCAAGGAGGAGGGCGTGACCTTCGCTTCTCCTGTCGATGGCGCCAAGGTGTTCATGGGGCCGGAAGAGTCGATGCAGGTCCAGCGTGACCTGGGCTCGGACATCGTGATGATTTTCGACGAATGCACGCCGTACCCGGCTGATGAAGACGTCGCTCGGGTTTCCATGGAGCTGTCGCTGCGTTGGGCCAAGCGCTCGAAAGTCGCTCATGGCGAGAGCACGGCGGCGCTGTTCGGCATCGTGCAGGGCGGCATGCATGAAAACCTGCGCATGCGCTCGCTCGAAGGGCTGGACCAGATCGGTTTCGATGGCCTGGCCATTGGCGGTTTGTCGGTAGGCGAGCCCAAGCACGAGATGATCAAGGTGCTGGATTATCTGCCAGGCCAGATGCCAGCAGACAAACCTCGTTACCTTATGGGGGTAGGCAAGCCTGAGGATCTGGTTGAGGGTGTGCGCCGCGGAGTCGACATGTTCGACTGCGTGATGCCGACCCGCAATGCCCGCAACGGCCATCTGTTCATCGATACCGGTGTTCTGAAGATCCGTAATGCGTTCCATCGCCATGATGATTCGCCGCTGGATCCGACCTGTGACTGCTACACCTGCCAGAACTTCTCCCGCGCTTATCTGCATCACCTGGACAAGTGCGGCGAAATGTTGGGGAGCATGCTCAATACGATCCACAATTTGCGGCATTACCAGCTGCTTATGGCTGGTTTGCGCGAGGCTATTCAACAAGGTACATTGGCCGCCTTCGTCGATGCCTTCTACGCCAAACGCGGCCTTCCAACGCCGCCGCTTGGCTGAAACAGAACCGATTTTTCGTGTTTCTTATACTAATTATGCAATTGGAGCGCTAAATGAGCTTTTTCATCTCTCCCGCTTTCGCGGATGCTGCTGCACCGGCTGCCGGTCCTGCAGGCACCGGCTTTGAGTGGATCTTCCTGGTCGGCTTCCTGGTCATCTTCTATCTGATGATCTGGCGTCCACAGGCCAAGCGCGCCAAAGAGCAGAAAAACCTGCTCAGCAACCTGCAGAAGGGCGACGAAGTCGTTACCACTGGTGGTATCGCTGGCAAGATCAACAAGGTGACCGACGATTTCGTGGTGATCGAGGTTTCCGACACTGTCGAGCTGAAAATCCAGAAGGGCGCTATCGCTGCCACTCTGCCAAAGGGCACCCTGAAAGCGATCTGAGTACCATCTTTTACCAATCGACGGGGCGCGCAAGGCGCCCCGCGTTCTAAGCGGGCGGCGTGATGCTGAACAAATACCCTCTGTGGAAATACGTACTGATCCTGGCGGTGCTGGCGATCGGTTTCATTTATTCCGCACCCAATCTCTACCCTGACGACTCGGCTATCCAGATCAGCGGCGCGAGTACTGCGTTGCAGGTCAGTCAGGCGGATCTGGACCGTGCAGGCAAGGCTCTTGCCGATGCCGGTATCGCGGTCAAGGCCTCTTCTCTGGCTGAGAATGGCAAGGGCGGTTTGTTGCGTCTGAGCAAGCAGGAAGATCAGTTGCCAGCCAAGGATGTGGTGCGCAAGGCTTTGGGTGATGACTATGTCGTCGCACTCAACCTGGCCCGTACTACCCCGACATGGTTGCGTAACCTGGGCGCAAGCCCGATGAAGCTGGGTCTGGACCTTTCCGGTGGTGTGCACTTCCTGCTGGAAGTGGACATGGACAAGGCCATCGATGCTCGCCTGAAAGTCTATGAAGGCGAAGTCAAAACCCTGTTGCGCAAGGAAAAGGTGCGTTATCGCAGCCTTCCACAGGTCAACAACGTCATTCAGTTGGGGTTCACCGACGATGCCGAGCGTGAACAGGCCCGTGCCCTGGTCCGCAAGACCTTCACCGATTTCGATATCACGCCTGCCGAGTTGAACGGTATTCCCGTTCTGCGTCTGGCGCTGACAGCCGTCAAGCTGGCTGAAATTCGCGATTACTCCATCAAGCAGAACTTGACCACCGTACGTAACCGGGTCAACGAGCTGGGTGTTGCCGAACCTCTGGTTCAGCGCCAGGGCGCCAACCGTATCGTGGTTGAGTTGCCGGGCGTGCAGGACACTGCCGAAGCCAAGCGTATTCTCGGCAAGACAGCCAACCTGGAGTTCCGTCTGGGCGCAGGTCCTGATGATTCCAAAGGCACGACCGAGATGTTCGAGTTCCGCGAAGGCGGACGTCCTGCAGCAGCGGTCGAGCGTGGTCTGATCATTACCGGCGACCAGGTGACTGACGCCAAGGCGAGCTTTGACGAGCACGGCCGTCCACAGGTGAACATCAACCTCGATGGTCACGGTGGCGAGCTGATGAGTCGCGCAACCCGCAGTAATGTGGGTCGCAGCATGGCGGTGATCTTCATCGAGCAGCGTCCGGTCACGACCTATGTGAAGCAGATGGTCGATGGCGTCGAGAAAGACGTGCCGGTGCAGACCTTCAAGGAAGACAAGAAGATCATCAGTCTGGCGACCATCCAGTCGCCACTGGGCAGCCAGTTCCGGATTACCGGTCTGAACGGCCAGGGTGAGTCCTCCGAGCTGGCGCTGTTGCTGCGCGCCGGTGGTCTGGCGGCACCGATGTACTTCGCTGAAGAGCGCACCATCGGCCCGAGCCTGGGTGCCGACAACATCACCAAGGGTATCGATGCTTCCCTGTGGGGCATGTTGTTCGTTTCGCTGTTCATCATGGCGATCTACCGTTTCTTCGGTCTGATCGCGACGGTCGCCCTGGCCTTCAACATGGTCATGCTGCTGGCGCTGATGTCTCTGCTGGGTGCGACACTGACCCTGCCGGGTATTGCCGGTATCGTTCTGACCATGGGTATGGCGGTCGACGCCAACGTGCTGATCTTCTCGCGGATTCGTGAGGAAATCGCCAATGGCATGAGTGTGCAGCGTGCAATCAACGAAGGTTTCGATCGTGCCTACACGGCGATCCTCGACGCCAACCTGACGACGCTGCTGGTCGGCGGCATTCTCTTTGCGATGGGCACAGGCCCCGTCAAAGGGTTTGCGGTGACCATGTCGCTCGGGATCTTTACCTCGATGTTCACGGCCATCATGGTGACCCGCGCAATGGTCAACCTGATCTACGGCGGTCGTGACTTCAAGAAGTTGTGGATTTAAGGGGCTGCCATGTTACGTACCATCAACTTCATGGGCGTTCGCAATGTCGCGTTCGCCGTTACCATGCTCCTTACTGCACTGGCGCTGTTCAGCTGGTTCCATAAAGGGCTTAACTTCGGTCTGGATTTCACCGGCGGTACGCTGATCGAGCTGACCTACGAGCGTCCTGCTGATCTGGGCAAGGTCCGTGAGGAGCTGGCTTCGGCCGGTTTCCACGAGGCTGTGGTGCAGAGCTTCGGCGCGACCACCGACTTGCTGGTGCGCATGCCGGGTGAAGACCCGCAACTGGGTACTCAGGTAGCCGACGCGCTGCGCAAGGCGGGTGCCGATAACCCGGCCACCGTCAAGCGTGTCGAGTTCGTCGGCCCGCAGGTCGGTGAAGAGCTGCGTGACCAGGGTGGTATCGGCATGTTGCTGGCCCTGGGTGGCGTTCTGATCTATCTGGCTTTCCGCTTCCAGTGGAAGTTTGCGGTCGGTGCGATCATTTCCCTGATTCACGACGTAGTCGTGACCATGGGTATCCTGTCGTTCTTCCAGATCACGTTCGACCTGACGGTTCTGGCGGCGGTGCTGGCGATCATCGGTTACTCGCTCAACGACACCATTGTCGTGTTCGACCGGGTCCGTGAAAACTTCCGCCTGCTGCGCAAGGCTTCGCTGATCGAGAACATCAACATCTCCACCACCCAGACATTGCTGCGCACCATCGCGACTTCGGTCTCGACGCTGCTGGCAATCATTGCGTTGTGGGCGTTCGGTGGTGACAGCCTGGAAGGCTTCTCCATCGCGTTGTTCATCGGTGTTCTGGCGGGTACTTACTCGTCGATCTACATCGCCAACGTGATGCTGATCTGGCTGAACCTGACCACCGAGGATCTGATTCCTCCGGTTGTCACCGAGAAGGCGGATGATTTGCCTTGATGGCCAGCTGTGGTGGGAGCCAATCCATTCGCGAATGAATTCGCTCCTACTGGAAATGAAGAAATGAAAAGGCGCGAGTTTTCGGAACTCGCGCCTTTTTTTATGCTCCAAGGCTTGGCAGTGCGTAGGAAAGAATCTACGCGTCCGTAGGTCAGGAGGTTCAAAGTGAACAAGTCTCTGCTTGTTGGTGCTGTGTTGGGTGCTGCTGTCGTTACCGCTGGTGGCGCTGTTGCCACCTACAGCCTGGTAAAGGGCGGCCCAGAGTATGCAGATGTGTTGGCCGTCGAGCCGATCAAGGAACAAATCAAGACCCCTCGTGAGGTCTGCAAGGATGTCGCCGTTACCCACCGTGCTCCGGTCAAGGACGAGCATCAGATCGTGGGTAGCGTGATCGGTGCTGTGGCGGGTGGCTTGCTCGGTAACCAGATCGGTGGCGGTAACGGCAAGAAGATTGCCACGGTCGCCGGTGCGGTAGGCGGTGGTTATGCGGGTAACAAGGTTCAGGAAGGCATGCAGAACCGCGATACCTACACCACGACTGAAACGCGTTGCAATACCGTCAACGATATCAGCGACAAGGTCGTGGGCTACAACGTGAAGTACAAGTTGAACGAGAAGGTTGGACAGGTCCGTATGGCCAATGATCCGGGGAGTCAGATCCCTGTGGACAAGAATGGTCAGCTGATTCTGAGCCAGGCTGCTCAATAAGCCAGTCTGTGGGGGCAATCGGGCGGTGATCCGCTTATTCGCGAATAAATTCGCTCCTACGGGTAGTAGGCAACAGGCATAAAAAAAACCGGCGAAAGCCGGTTTTTTTACATCTGCCCGTCTTAGCGTTTCAGCGAAGGCGGCAGGTGTGGAGCGATGGCAGTCAGGACTGCCTTGAAGCATTTGGTGTTGCCGGCAACGATGTGGCCTTTCTCCAGGAATTCGTGACCGCCTGTGAAGTCGCTGACCAGACCGCCTGCTTCTTGAATCAGCAGCGCGCCTGCTGCCATGTCCCACTCGGACAGGCCCGATTCCCAGAATGCGTCGAAGCGACCGGCTGCTACATAGGCCAGGTCCAGGCTGGCAGCGCCTGCGCGGCGGATGCCGGCGGTCTGGCCGACCAGGCTGCGGAACATGCCCAGGTAGTTTTCCAGGCCGTCCATTTGTGTGTCGCGGAACGGGAAGCCGGTACCCAGCAGGGCGCCTTCAAGGCTCTTGCGCTGGCTGACGCGCAGGCGACGACCGTTCAGGGCAGCGCCACGGCCACGGCTGGCGGTGAATTCTTCCTGGCGAACCGGGTCGAGAACAACAGCGTGCTCAAGGCGGCCGCGGTATTTGCAGGCGATGCTGACGGCGAAGTGCGGGATGCCACGAACGAAGTTGGTGGTGCCGTCCAGCGGGTCGATGATCCATAGGTAATCGGCGCCTTCGCCGCTGCCGGCGTGCAGGCCGCTTTCTTCGCCGAGGATGCCGTGGGTAGGGTAAGCCTTGCGCAGGGCAGTGATGATGCTCTGCTCGGCAGCACGGTCGATTTCCGTGACGTAGTCTTTGGCTTCTTTTTCGTCAACCTTGATGGTATCCAAGCGCTCGATGGAGCGGAAAATCAATTCGCTGGCGCTGCGGGCGGCGCGCAGCGCGATATTCAGCATGGGCTGCATGGACAATTCACCTAAGGTTGTTAAAGAGAGCCGGGTATTCTATGGGTTAAGTCGAATTATTTCCAGCCCCGGCATTGTCGTCCCGATCAGGTTTTACGATTTTCCGCGGTTGCGCCTCTGTAAGGTTCGTGGCGTTAATGAGGCAGGTTCTGTAAGATTTGCACCCCTTAATTTTGTCGGTGAGCGCTCGCTTTGCTGCAGAACATTCGTATCGTCCTGGTCGGCACTACCCATCCCGGAAATATCGGTGGGGCTGCGCGTGCCATGAAAAACATGGGGCTTTCGCGCCTGGTACTGGTCGAGCCGCGTGTGTTCCCGTCCCCTGAGGCCGATGCGCGAGCGTCGGGTGCTGGCGATATTCTTGAAGGCGCGCAGGTCGTTGCGAGCCTTGAAGAAGCGCTGGTGGGTTGCAGTCTGGTGCTGGGCACCAGTGCCCGTGATCGCAGTCTGCCCTGGCCAATGCTTGACCCGCGTGAGTCGGGCGTGAAGGTCGTCGAGCAGGCCGGGCAGGGCGCCGAGGTTGCGCTGGTCTTCGGTCGCGAGCATGCCGGCCTGACCAATGAAGAGCTGCAGCGTTGTCATTACCACGTCCATATCCCGTCGGACCCTGCATTCAGTTCGCTCAATCTGGCGGCTGCGGTTCAGGTGCTGGCCTACGAAGTGCGCATGTCCTGGCTGGCTGCGCAGGAGTTGACGGCAGCGCCAGTCGCAACGGCGCGCAATGCCGAGCTGGCGACCATGGATGAGATGGAAGGCTTTTATGGCCATCTGGAAGCGGCGCTGGTGGACATCGCCTTTCTTGATCCCGAGAAGCCCCGTCATCTGATGGCGCGGTTGCGTCGCCTGTATGGTCGCAGCGAGGTGGAGCGCTCCGAACTGAGTATTCTGCGTGGCATCCTCACCGAGACCCAGAAAGTGGCTCGCGGTGAACCTTATAAGCGGAAGGATCAATGATGTTCGAACGTCTGCGCGAAGATATCCAAAGTGTTTTTCATCGTGATCCGGCTGCGCGTAACGCTTTTGATGTGCTGACCTGCTACCCGGGCATGCATGCCATCTGGCTGCACCGGCTGGCGCACATTCTGTGGCGCCACGGCTGGAAGTGGCTGGCGCGGATGGTGTCCAACTTCGGGCGCTGGATGACCGGTATCGAAATACATCCTGGTGCGCGCATCGGTCGTCGTTTCTTCATCGATCACGGCATGGGTATCGTGATCGGCGAAACGGCCGAGATCGGCAACGATGTCACGCTCTATCAGGGTGTGACGCTGGGCGGCACCAGCTGGAATGCAGGCAAGCGTCACCCGACTCTGGAAGATGGTGTCGTGGTGGGCGCGGGCGCCAAGGTGCTCGGGCCGTTCACGGTGGGTGCGGGTGCCAAGATCGGCTCCAATGCCGTGGTCACCAAGGCCGTGCCTGCGGGTGCGACTGCGGTGGGGATTCCCGGTCGCATCATCGTGAAATCCGATGACGAAACGGAAGCCCGGCGCAAGGCGATGGCCGAGAAGCTGGGTTTCGATGCCTACGGCGTCAGTGCCGACATGCCGGACCCGGTTGCGCGGGCCATTGGCCAGTTGCTCGATCACTTGCAAGCTGTGGATGCCCGCCTGGAAGACATGGGCGGCGCTCTGGGGCGTCTTGGCAGTGATTACTGCGCCAAGGAGCTGCCCAAGCTGCATGACGAGGTTTTCGATTGCGTGAAGGACAAGAGTGAAGAGAAGGTCGGCTAAGGTTTGCTGAATATGGAGGCGTGTCAATACGACGCGCCTTTGCTATGATACTGCCCGCTATTTTGGCTAATCCCGACTATTTCACTAGGTCTAATAGTTGACTTAAATACTCGGGAATAGCATACTCGCTCCTATTCCGAACCTCCGCGGTACACGCCATGCGACTGACTACAAAAGGCCGATACGCTGTAACAGCAATGCTTGACCTGGCATTGCATGCGCAGCACGGGCCAGTGTCTCTGGCCGATATCTCTGAGCGGCAAGGCATTTCCCTGTCTTACCTTGAGCAATTGTTCGCCAAGCTGCGCCGCAGCAATCTGGTCTCGAGCGTGCGTGGTCCTGGTGGTGGCTATCAGTTGTCCCGCGACATGCAGGGCATTCAGGTTGCTCAGGTTGTCGATGCGGTCAATGAGTCCGTCGATGCCACTCGTTGCCAGGGCCTGGGTGATTGCCATGCCGGTGATACCTGCCTGACCCACCACCTGTGGTGCGACCTCAGCCAGCAGATTCATGAATTTTTAAGCGGTATCAGCTTGGCGGACCTTGTCACTCGCCGTGAGGTGCAGGAAGTCGCCCAGCGCCAGGACATGCGCCGCAGTAATAACAATGCGTCGCAGCTGGGAAAGATTGAAACGTCCGCCGTCGAATGAACGCAGATGAATGAGCGGTGCGCCTGCCTGATAGGAGAGATTCAATGAAGTTGCCGATTTACCTCGATTACTCTGCGACCACGCCGGTCGATCCGCGCGTAGCGCAGAAAATGATGGATTGCCTGCTGGTTGACGGAAACTTCGGTAACCCGGCTTCCCGCTCCCACGTATTTGGCTGGAAAGCCGAAGAGGCCGTTGAAAACGCCCGCCGTCAGGTCGCGGATCTGGTCAACGCCGATCCACGCGAAATCGTCTGGACCTCCGGTGCCACCGAGTCCGACAACCTGGCCATCAAGGGTGTAGCGCATTTCTACGCCACCAAGGGCAAGCACATCATCACCTCCAAGGTCGAGCACAAAGCCGTTCTCGACACCACGCGCCAACTGGAGCGTGAAGGTTTTGAAGTGACCTACATCGAGCCGGGCGAAGACGGCCTGATCACACCTGCAATGATCGAAGCTGCCCTGCGCGACGACACCATCCTGGTTTCGATCATGCATGTGAACAACGAGATCGGCACCATCAACGACATCGCTGCCATCGGTGAACTGACCCGTTCGCGTGGGGTGTTGTTCCATGTCGATGGCGCTCAGTCCACCGGCAAGGTTGAAATCGATCTGGCCAGCCTCAAGGTTGACCTTATGTCGTTCTCGGCCCACAAGACCTACGGTCCAAAGGGTATCGGCGCGCTGTACGTGAGCCGCAAGCCGCGTGTTCGCCTCGAAGCGACCATGCACGGTGGCGGTCACGAGCGTGGCATGCGTTCCGGCACGTTGGCGACTCACCAGATCGTCGGCATGGGCGAAGCTTTCCGTATCGCCAAGGAAGAGATGGCGAGCGAGAACGTTCGCATCAAGGCCCTGAGCGACCGCTTCTTCAAGCAGGTCGAAGATCTGGAAGAGCTGTACGTCAATGGCAGCCTGACTGCTCGCGTACCGCACAACCTGAACCTGAGCTTCAACTATGTCGAAGGCGAGTCGCTGATCATGGCGCTCAAGGATCTGGCGGTTTCGTCCGGTTCGGCCTGTACGTCGGCATCGCTTGAACCTTCGTACGTGCTACGCGCCCTTGGTCGTAATGACGAACTGGCACATAGCTCGATACGCTTCACTTTTGGTCGCTTCACGACTGAAGAAGAGATTGACTACGCCGCGCAGAAAGTCTGCGAGGCTGTTACCAAGCTGCGCGCTCTTTCGCCGCTGTGGGACATGTTCAAAGATGGCGTCGATATCTCCAAGATCGAGTGGGCGGCGCACTAATTTAAAGTCGCCGCCACACAGGCCGGGAGCAACCCCGTTGACCGGCCTGTAGAGCGACTCCCTGATGTGAGAGGAACATAATCATGGCTTACAGCGAAAAGGTCATCGACCACTACGAGAACCCGCGCAACGTTGGCAAGATGAACGCGGAAGATCCTGATGTTGGCACCGGCATGGTCGGCGCTCCTGCGTGCGGCGACGTGATGCGTCTGCAGATCAAGGTCAACGAGCAGGGTGTCATCGAAGACGCCAAGTTCAAGACTTATGGCTGCGGCTCCGCCATCGCTTCCAGCTCCCTGGCGACCGAGTGGATGAAGGGCAAGACTCTGGATGAAGCAGAGACCATCAAGAACACTCAGCTGGCTGAAGAGCTTGCTCTGCCTCCGGTGAAGATTCACTGCTCGGTACTCGCGGAAGACGCCATCAAGGCGGCCGTTCGTGACTACAAGCAGAAGAAAGGCTTGCTGTAAGAAGCGGTCTTTTCAGAGAAAGCTGGCGACAAGAAAGGAGTTCCGATGGCTATCAGCATGACAGAAGCTGCCGCTAACCACGTACGTCGTTCCCTCGACGGGCGCGGCAAAGGTGATGGCATTCGTCTTGGGGTTCGCACCACAGGCTGTTCAGGTCTTGCCTATGTGCTCGAGTTCGTCGACGAGGCGGGCGCCGAGGACAGCGTGTTCGAACTGCATGGCGTCAAGGTGATTATCGACCCGAAAAGCCTGGTCTATCTCGACGGCACCGAACTCGATTTCGTCCGTGAAGGTTTGAACGAAGGCTTCAAGTTCAATAACCCCAATTCGCGCGGTGAGTGCGGCTGCGGCGAAAGCTTCAACGTCTGAGGCTTTTATCCGTGGGTACTCCTTGTCACTTCGCCCTGTTCGACCTCAAGCCCGATTTTCGTCTTGATCTCGACCAGTTGGCGACGCGCTATCGTGAGCTGGCGCGCAGCGTACATCCAGACCGTTTTGCTGACGCCGACGAGCGTGAGCAGCGTCTGGCGCTTGAGCATTCCGCCCGCCTCAACGAGGCCTATCAGACCCTCAAGAGCGCCCCGAAACGAGCGCGCTACCTGTTGGTCATGAAAGGCGATGAGGTGCCGCTGGAAGTCACTGTCCACGATCCCGATTTTCTTCTGCAGCAGATGCAATGGCGCGAAGAGCTGGAGGATCTGCAGGATGAGGCTGATCTGGCGGGTGTCGCGGTCTTCAAGCGCCGCCTCAAAAGCGCTCAGGATGAACTGAACGAAAGCTTCGCCGCCTGTTGGGACGATGCTGCACAGCGCGAGCACGCCGAACGGCTGATGCGGCGTATGCAGTTCCTCGACAAGCTTTCCTACGAAGTGCGCCAGCTGGAAGAGCGCCTCGACGATTAACCCCGTGCCGCCCCGGCCGCACGCCTGTGATTATTCAG
Proteins encoded:
- the suhB gene encoding type III secretion system regulator SuhB, which codes for MQPMLNIALRAARSASELIFRSIERLDTIKVDEKEAKDYVTEIDRAAEQSIITALRKAYPTHGILGEESGLHAGSGEGADYLWIIDPLDGTTNFVRGIPHFAVSIACKYRGRLEHAVVLDPVRQEEFTASRGRGAALNGRRLRVSQRKSLEGALLGTGFPFRDTQMDGLENYLGMFRSLVGQTAGIRRAGAASLDLAYVAAGRFDAFWESGLSEWDMAAGALLIQEAGGLVSDFTGGHEFLEKGHIVAGNTKCFKAVLTAIAPHLPPSLKR
- the secD gene encoding protein translocase subunit SecD — encoded protein: MLNKYPLWKYVLILAVLAIGFIYSAPNLYPDDSAIQISGASTALQVSQADLDRAGKALADAGIAVKASSLAENGKGGLLRLSKQEDQLPAKDVVRKALGDDYVVALNLARTTPTWLRNLGASPMKLGLDLSGGVHFLLEVDMDKAIDARLKVYEGEVKTLLRKEKVRYRSLPQVNNVIQLGFTDDAEREQARALVRKTFTDFDITPAELNGIPVLRLALTAVKLAEIRDYSIKQNLTTVRNRVNELGVAEPLVQRQGANRIVVELPGVQDTAEAKRILGKTANLEFRLGAGPDDSKGTTEMFEFREGGRPAAAVERGLIITGDQVTDAKASFDEHGRPQVNINLDGHGGELMSRATRSNVGRSMAVIFIEQRPVTTYVKQMVDGVEKDVPVQTFKEDKKIISLATIQSPLGSQFRITGLNGQGESSELALLLRAGGLAAPMYFAEERTIGPSLGADNITKGIDASLWGMLFVSLFIMAIYRFFGLIATVALAFNMVMLLALMSLLGATLTLPGIAGIVLTMGMAVDANVLIFSRIREEIANGMSVQRAINEGFDRAYTAILDANLTTLLVGGILFAMGTGPVKGFAVTMSLGIFTSMFTAIMVTRAMVNLIYGGRDFKKLWI
- the tgt gene encoding tRNA guanosine(34) transglycosylase Tgt yields the protein MSFELLATDGKARRGRLTFPRGVVETPAFMPVGTYGTVKGMLPRDIEATGAQIILGNTFHLWLRPGTEVIKGHGDLHDFMQWKGPILTDSGGFQVFSLGAMRKIKEEGVTFASPVDGAKVFMGPEESMQVQRDLGSDIVMIFDECTPYPADEDVARVSMELSLRWAKRSKVAHGESTAALFGIVQGGMHENLRMRSLEGLDQIGFDGLAIGGLSVGEPKHEMIKVLDYLPGQMPADKPRYLMGVGKPEDLVEGVRRGVDMFDCVMPTRNARNGHLFIDTGVLKIRNAFHRHDDSPLDPTCDCYTCQNFSRAYLHHLDKCGEMLGSMLNTIHNLRHYQLLMAGLREAIQQGTLAAFVDAFYAKRGLPTPPLG
- the secF gene encoding protein translocase subunit SecF — its product is MLRTINFMGVRNVAFAVTMLLTALALFSWFHKGLNFGLDFTGGTLIELTYERPADLGKVREELASAGFHEAVVQSFGATTDLLVRMPGEDPQLGTQVADALRKAGADNPATVKRVEFVGPQVGEELRDQGGIGMLLALGGVLIYLAFRFQWKFAVGAIISLIHDVVVTMGILSFFQITFDLTVLAAVLAIIGYSLNDTIVVFDRVRENFRLLRKASLIENINISTTQTLLRTIATSVSTLLAIIALWAFGGDSLEGFSIALFIGVLAGTYSSIYIANVMLIWLNLTTEDLIPPVVTEKADDLP
- the queA gene encoding tRNA preQ1(34) S-adenosylmethionine ribosyltransferase-isomerase QueA translates to MRVADFTFDLPDSLIARHPLAERRSSRLLTLDGVSGELAHRQFTDLLEYLRSGDLMIFNNTRVIPARLFGQKASGGKLEILVERVLDSHRVLAHVRSSKSPKPGSSILIDGGGEAEMVARHDTLFELRFAEEVLPLLDRVGHMPLPPYIDRPDEGADRERYQTVYAERAGAVAAPTAGLHFDEPLLEAIAAKGVETAFVTLHVGAGTFQPVRVDRIEDHHMHNEWLEVSQEVVDAVAACRARGGRVIAVGTTSVRSLESAARDGVLKPFSGDTDIFIYPGRPFHVVDALVTNFHLPESTLLMLVSAFAGYPETMAAYKAAIEHGYRFFSYGDAMFITRNPAPTAPQESAPEDQA
- a CDS encoding glycine zipper 2TM domain-containing protein gives rise to the protein MNKSLLVGAVLGAAVVTAGGAVATYSLVKGGPEYADVLAVEPIKEQIKTPREVCKDVAVTHRAPVKDEHQIVGSVIGAVAGGLLGNQIGGGNGKKIATVAGAVGGGYAGNKVQEGMQNRDTYTTTETRCNTVNDISDKVVGYNVKYKLNEKVGQVRMANDPGSQIPVDKNGQLILSQAAQ
- the yajC gene encoding preprotein translocase subunit YajC, giving the protein MSFFISPAFADAAAPAAGPAGTGFEWIFLVGFLVIFYLMIWRPQAKRAKEQKNLLSNLQKGDEVVTTGGIAGKINKVTDDFVVIEVSDTVELKIQKGAIAATLPKGTLKAI